A stretch of Dyella sp. BiH032 DNA encodes these proteins:
- a CDS encoding DUF899 family protein has protein sequence MSSTPLIPAAELAARAGVANAGESAEYRKARTALLAEEIELRRHIERVAELRRALPPGHAITGDYRFEGEHGPIDFAALFGDKQTLVVYGYMFGAKRERPCPMCTSLLGAWNGEARDIQQRVALAVVAGAPQERLQAFKRERGWRDLPLYTDLNGNYTRDFRGITPDGSDMPSLNVFTRRDGTIRHFWGEEMTMATADPGQDPRGAPDPMPIWTLLDMTPEGRGTDWYPKLQYD, from the coding sequence ATGAGTTCCACGCCCCTGATTCCCGCGGCCGAACTGGCCGCACGCGCCGGCGTCGCCAACGCCGGCGAAAGCGCCGAATACCGCAAGGCGCGCACTGCGCTGCTGGCCGAGGAGATCGAGCTGCGCCGGCACATCGAACGCGTGGCCGAACTTCGCCGCGCCCTGCCGCCGGGCCATGCGATCACCGGCGATTACCGCTTCGAAGGCGAACACGGCCCGATCGACTTCGCCGCCCTGTTCGGCGACAAGCAGACCCTGGTCGTCTATGGCTACATGTTCGGCGCCAAGCGCGAACGCCCCTGCCCCATGTGCACCTCGCTGCTCGGCGCCTGGAACGGCGAGGCGCGCGACATCCAGCAACGCGTGGCGCTGGCCGTGGTCGCCGGCGCGCCGCAGGAACGCCTGCAAGCCTTCAAGCGCGAACGCGGCTGGCGCGACCTGCCGCTCTACACCGACCTCAACGGCAACTACACGCGCGACTTCCGCGGCATCACCCCCGACGGCAGCGACATGCCCTCGCTCAACGTGTTCACCCGCCGCGACGGAACGATCCGCCACTTCTGGGGCGAGGAAATGACCATGGCCACCGCCGACCCCGGCCAAGACCCGCGCGGCGCTCCCGACCCCATGCCGATCTGGACACTGCTCGATATGACGCCCGAGGGACGTGGGACGGATTGGTATCCGAAGTTGCAGTACGACTGA
- a CDS encoding DUF763 domain-containing protein codes for MTRRSGSADLPLHGGRVPRWLADRMTRLGALMAQAIVHEYGRDELLRRLAHPFWFQSFGAVMGMDWHSSGITTSVIGALKRGLAPLERELGVHVCGGRGKHSRATPAELVAIGERVGFDGAALAQASRLVAKVDSAAVQDGFDLYLHGFIVTDDGHWVVVQQGMNGERRQARRYHWLSEDLRSFVDDPHAAVDGPGQGRIVNLADRRAKASREAQLDLLRTVGPDGIVREWRQLERAAPAPVAEDMQAPLQLGLLPHLILPDHHDVRGSDVVLRRLHGSLAAAAENGPKDFTELLQLPGIGARTVRALAMVAEVLHGAPCRFSDPARFSMAHGGKDRHPFPVPTRVYDHTIQVLKSAVTQAKLGKDEELAALRRLDAQARRLELHASGPSVEAFIAEERGRSREYGGRSVFGWEGVVPAAGAYRGRKG; via the coding sequence ATGACCCGACGATCCGGAAGCGCCGACCTGCCGCTGCACGGCGGGCGCGTGCCGCGCTGGCTGGCCGACCGCATGACGCGGCTGGGCGCGCTGATGGCGCAGGCGATCGTGCACGAATATGGTCGCGACGAACTGCTGCGCCGGCTGGCGCATCCGTTCTGGTTCCAGTCTTTCGGCGCGGTGATGGGCATGGACTGGCATTCGTCGGGCATCACCACCAGCGTCATCGGCGCGCTCAAGCGCGGCCTGGCGCCGTTGGAGCGTGAGCTGGGCGTCCACGTCTGCGGCGGTCGCGGCAAGCATTCGCGCGCCACGCCGGCCGAACTGGTGGCGATCGGCGAACGCGTCGGCTTCGACGGTGCAGCGTTGGCGCAGGCGAGCCGATTGGTGGCGAAGGTGGACAGCGCCGCCGTGCAGGACGGCTTCGACCTTTACCTCCATGGGTTCATCGTCACCGACGACGGTCACTGGGTCGTGGTGCAGCAGGGCATGAATGGCGAACGCCGGCAGGCGCGCCGCTATCACTGGCTTTCCGAGGACCTGCGCAGCTTCGTCGACGATCCGCACGCGGCGGTGGACGGGCCGGGGCAGGGAAGGATCGTGAATCTCGCCGACCGGCGCGCAAAGGCTTCACGCGAGGCGCAGCTGGATCTGCTGCGCACGGTCGGCCCCGACGGCATCGTGCGCGAGTGGCGGCAACTGGAGCGCGCCGCACCCGCGCCCGTGGCTGAAGACATGCAGGCTCCGCTGCAGCTCGGCCTGCTGCCGCACCTGATCCTTCCCGACCACCACGACGTGCGCGGCAGCGACGTGGTGCTGCGCCGGCTACATGGCAGCCTTGCAGCAGCGGCGGAAAACGGCCCCAAGGATTTCACCGAACTCCTGCAGCTTCCCGGCATCGGCGCACGCACCGTGCGCGCACTCGCCATGGTGGCGGAGGTGCTGCACGGCGCGCCGTGCCGCTTCAGCGATCCGGCGCGCTTCTCGATGGCCCACGGCGGCAAGGACCGCCATCCGTTCCCCGTGCCGACGCGCGTGTACGACCACACGATCCAGGTGCTGAAGTCGGCCGTGACGCAGGCGAAGCTGGGCAAGGACGAAGAGTTGGCTGCGTTGCGGCGGTTGGATGCGCAGGCGCGGCGGTTGGAGTTGCATGCGTCCGGGCCTTCGGTGGAGGCGTTTATTGCGGAGGAGAGGGGGCGGTCGCGGGAGTATGGGGGGAGGAGTGTGTTTGGGTGGGAGGGGGTGGTGCCTGCGGCGGGGGCTTATCGGGGGAGGAAGGGGTGA
- a CDS encoding TonB-dependent receptor has translation MNQGLEPRKRYGFAIARRPLAAACMAALLMSGTAAAQETQPATPKAADAPPPSAQSGQTTDAGKKPAPGQVSNLQEVVVTGIRGSIESSIRAKQNSDNIIEAISAEDIGKLPDASIAESLARLPGLATQRADGRANVISIRGLSPDFAGTTLNGREQATIGENRGVEYDQYPSELISGAAVYKTPDASLVGQGLSGTVDLHSIKPLDLPKRAIAINLRGEHTTSDKLNPGSGVGDMGHRASFSYIDQFFDHTLGVAVGFAQLDSPIQEKQYQAWWWSVNNGSAGIEQNWGGPHTPGLPDNVLSQEGMQLRAQSENQLRNGLMTVLEWAPGEHYHTTLDLYYSTFNERKYKNGAQWSSSPYNSNGIPVYSDVGITPASPYPIVTSGTMSNIAPILQNEYSKEKDKLFSAGWNHQYDFGNGWIITGDLSYSSAKKRLRDAYLFSGLAGDPVTDVFFHTPTGDDYPYFRPGVDLANPANIVFTDPDNYGYNGREEFDKQKDTIKAARFQVSHPVGWIFSTVDVGAAYSERKKTKQADVFFAWLNGNGDGAGNGPYDHTMGAPIGSAYLRGPTSLSYGGIPGIVNYNVLDALANQFYLTQRNGQSDWSRNYSITEKVPVAYVKFNIDTHLGDVPLRGNVGVQFVRTDQSSTALQTNGDALVGTLKGGAKYNKFLPSLNLVAQIAEGQYLRFGLAKTMARGRIDDEKVASSASVSRVNEGPAAGQVLWSGSGGNPQLRPYIAVGADLSWEKYFGKSSYVAAAVFNKNLLNYIYNKTVLDFNFEQAGFVNDNPTLQPTSPIGSFTRPENGTGGRMEGLELSGALEGGLVANALDGFGVQANFSLTNSSIPESSVSSIPGGPKTLPGLSRKVANLALYYEKYGWSVRVAERYRSSFTGETVPLFDQLGYVKVLADKQTDLQVGYAFDEHTALSGLSILLQVNNLTNSPQKTQQISGLPNGVEVGRPLDYTTWGRTIMFGLNYKL, from the coding sequence ATGAATCAAGGCCTCGAACCGCGGAAGCGGTATGGGTTCGCCATCGCTCGCCGGCCGCTCGCCGCGGCATGCATGGCTGCGCTGCTGATGTCCGGCACCGCCGCCGCGCAGGAGACGCAGCCGGCCACGCCGAAGGCGGCGGATGCGCCGCCGCCGTCCGCGCAGAGCGGACAGACCACCGATGCCGGCAAAAAGCCCGCACCGGGCCAGGTGAGCAACCTGCAGGAAGTGGTCGTCACGGGCATCCGCGGCAGCATCGAGAGTTCGATCAGGGCCAAGCAGAACTCCGACAACATCATCGAGGCGATCTCGGCGGAGGACATCGGCAAGCTGCCGGACGCGAGCATCGCCGAGAGCCTGGCGCGCCTGCCGGGCCTGGCGACGCAGCGCGCGGACGGGCGGGCCAACGTGATCTCGATCCGCGGCCTGTCGCCGGACTTCGCCGGCACCACGCTCAATGGCCGCGAGCAGGCCACGATCGGCGAGAACCGCGGCGTGGAGTACGATCAGTATCCGTCCGAGCTGATCAGCGGCGCAGCCGTGTACAAGACGCCGGATGCCAGCCTCGTCGGGCAGGGGCTTTCCGGCACGGTCGACCTGCACAGCATCAAGCCGCTGGACCTGCCCAAGCGCGCCATCGCGATCAACCTGCGCGGCGAGCACACCACCAGCGACAAGCTCAACCCCGGCTCCGGCGTGGGCGACATGGGGCATCGCGCGAGCTTCTCCTACATCGACCAGTTCTTCGACCACACGCTGGGCGTGGCGGTCGGCTTCGCGCAGCTGGATTCGCCGATCCAGGAGAAGCAGTACCAGGCGTGGTGGTGGAGCGTGAACAACGGCTCGGCGGGCATCGAGCAGAACTGGGGCGGCCCGCATACGCCGGGGCTGCCGGACAACGTGCTGTCGCAGGAGGGCATGCAGCTGCGCGCGCAGTCGGAGAACCAGTTGCGCAACGGCCTGATGACCGTGCTGGAATGGGCGCCGGGTGAGCATTACCACACCACGCTCGATCTCTATTACTCGACGTTCAATGAGCGCAAGTACAAGAACGGTGCGCAGTGGTCGAGCAGCCCGTACAACTCCAACGGCATACCCGTGTACAGCGACGTCGGGATCACGCCGGCCTCGCCGTATCCGATCGTCACCTCCGGCACGATGAGCAACATCGCGCCGATCCTGCAGAACGAGTACAGCAAGGAAAAGGACAAGCTGTTCTCGGCCGGCTGGAATCACCAGTACGACTTCGGCAACGGCTGGATCATCACCGGCGACCTGTCGTACTCCTCGGCGAAGAAGCGCTTGCGTGACGCCTACCTGTTTAGCGGGCTGGCCGGCGATCCGGTCACCGACGTGTTCTTCCATACGCCCACCGGCGACGACTATCCGTACTTCCGGCCGGGCGTGGACTTGGCCAATCCCGCGAATATCGTGTTCACGGATCCGGACAACTACGGCTACAACGGGCGCGAGGAATTCGACAAGCAGAAGGACACGATCAAGGCCGCGCGCTTCCAGGTCTCGCATCCGGTGGGCTGGATCTTCAGCACGGTCGACGTGGGCGCGGCGTACTCCGAGCGCAAGAAGACCAAGCAGGCCGACGTATTCTTCGCCTGGCTCAACGGCAATGGCGACGGTGCAGGCAACGGCCCCTATGACCACACGATGGGCGCGCCGATCGGCTCGGCCTATCTGCGCGGGCCGACCTCGCTGAGCTATGGCGGCATCCCCGGCATCGTCAATTACAACGTGCTGGACGCGCTGGCCAACCAGTTCTACCTGACCCAGCGCAACGGGCAGTCGGATTGGAGTCGCAATTATTCGATCACCGAAAAAGTCCCTGTCGCCTACGTCAAGTTCAACATCGACACACACCTGGGCGACGTGCCGCTGCGCGGCAACGTGGGCGTGCAATTCGTCCGCACGGATCAATCGTCGACCGCGCTGCAGACCAACGGCGACGCGCTGGTGGGCACGCTCAAGGGCGGAGCCAAGTACAACAAGTTCCTGCCCAGCCTGAACTTGGTGGCGCAGATTGCCGAAGGGCAGTACCTGCGCTTCGGCCTGGCCAAGACCATGGCGCGCGGGCGCATCGACGACGAGAAGGTGGCAAGCTCCGCGTCGGTGTCGCGCGTCAACGAAGGTCCGGCGGCCGGACAGGTGCTGTGGTCCGGCAGCGGCGGCAATCCCCAGTTGCGGCCGTACATCGCGGTAGGCGCCGACCTGTCGTGGGAGAAGTATTTCGGCAAGTCCAGCTACGTGGCGGCGGCCGTGTTCAACAAGAACCTGTTGAACTACATCTACAACAAGACCGTGCTCGACTTTAACTTCGAGCAGGCCGGCTTCGTCAACGACAACCCCACGCTGCAGCCGACCAGCCCGATCGGTTCGTTCACGCGGCCCGAGAACGGCACCGGCGGTCGCATGGAAGGTCTCGAACTGTCCGGCGCGCTGGAAGGCGGGCTGGTCGCGAACGCGCTGGATGGCTTCGGCGTGCAGGCGAATTTCTCGCTGACCAACAGCTCGATCCCGGAAAGCTCGGTATCGTCGATCCCCGGCGGACCGAAGACGTTGCCGGGCCTGTCGCGCAAGGTCGCCAACCTGGCGTTGTACTACGAGAAGTACGGCTGGTCGGTGCGTGTCGCCGAGCGCTACCGTTCCTCGTTCACCGGCGAGACCGTGCCGCTGTTCGACCAGCTCGGCTACGTGAAGGTGCTGGCGGATAAGCAGACCGACCTGCAGGTCGGCTACGCCTTCGACGAGCACACGGCACTGAGCGGCCTGTCGATCCTGCTGCAGGTCAACAACCTCACCAATTCGCCGCAGAAGACCCAGCAGATTTCCGGCTTGCCGAACGGCGTGGAAGTGGGACGCCCGCTGGACTACACCACCTGGGGTCGCACGATCATGTTCGGCTTGAACTACAAGCTCTGA
- a CDS encoding cysteine hydrolase family protein, which produces MTSALLVIDMQQALCAGEWAAHDIGRVLQRVNGLIDRARAAWVPVVLIQHEEAEGDLVFGTPGWQLAEGLHQQPDDPRVRKTTPDSFYETELSQLLQQHGTDHLVICGLQSDFCIDTTVRRALALGYHVTLAGDAHSTVDNDVLAAAQITAHHNWVLERLQTFGTRMAVVDANDVRFAG; this is translated from the coding sequence ATGACATCTGCTCTACTGGTCATCGACATGCAGCAGGCCCTGTGCGCCGGCGAATGGGCCGCGCACGACATCGGCCGCGTGCTGCAGCGCGTGAATGGGCTGATCGATCGCGCCCGCGCGGCGTGGGTGCCGGTGGTGCTGATCCAGCACGAGGAGGCCGAGGGCGATCTGGTCTTCGGAACGCCGGGCTGGCAGCTGGCGGAAGGGCTCCACCAGCAGCCGGACGACCCCCGGGTCCGCAAGACGACGCCGGATTCGTTCTACGAGACGGAGCTGAGCCAGCTGCTCCAGCAGCACGGCACCGACCACCTGGTCATCTGTGGCTTGCAGAGCGATTTCTGCATCGACACCACGGTGCGCCGGGCGCTGGCGCTGGGCTATCACGTGACGCTGGCGGGCGATGCGCACTCCACGGTGGACAACGATGTCCTGGCGGCCGCGCAGATCACGGCGCACCACAACTGGGTGCTGGAACGGCTGCAGACCTTCGGCACGCGGATGGCGGTGGTCGACGCGAACGATGTGCGCTTTGCGGGCTGA
- a CDS encoding DUF4331 family protein, producing the protein MKRTTAIRAALAFACLGCAGPWATASASDHLDTPSVIGDPRADIGDLYAWTSPDGKRLNLVMDVVGHTFSDKLDYVFHVDSGKHFGHTTASTTILCRFHSGTDVTCTAGAETAKGDPSDPKGLVSEHARFRVFAGPRDDPFFNNVKGTRAAYDKALAALNAGTRTDAAGCPAFDAATVRTIADEWRHTQGGAPKNLLAGWTTSAIVVSVDLDLVSHGGPLLGVWSATQGPKRQIDRAGRPLTGNALLGTLAPEEISDAFKETYNMATPADGAKFVDEIATNLGLYDGFDGRCGNQWLADAKAPANRRYHALAALLADDRLWVNSASATCTQFFAVERAALGGKRELAQDCGGRTPSYSAANVYRSMLVDGTTDSVSDGLVRDEREPSDSVFPFLAAPETSPAAAGAYQ; encoded by the coding sequence ATGAAACGGACAACGGCCATACGCGCAGCACTCGCCTTCGCCTGCCTCGGATGCGCCGGGCCATGGGCGACCGCCAGCGCCTCGGACCACCTCGACACCCCATCGGTGATCGGCGACCCTCGCGCCGACATCGGCGATCTCTACGCCTGGACCTCGCCCGACGGCAAACGGCTGAACCTGGTGATGGATGTCGTCGGCCACACCTTCTCGGACAAGCTCGATTACGTCTTCCACGTCGACAGCGGCAAGCATTTCGGCCACACCACGGCCAGCACCACCATCCTGTGCCGCTTCCACTCAGGCACCGACGTCACCTGCACTGCCGGCGCGGAAACGGCCAAGGGCGATCCCAGCGATCCCAAAGGCCTGGTCAGCGAGCATGCGCGCTTCCGCGTCTTCGCCGGCCCGCGCGACGATCCGTTCTTCAACAACGTCAAAGGCACGCGCGCCGCCTATGACAAGGCCCTGGCCGCACTCAACGCCGGCACGCGGACGGATGCCGCCGGCTGCCCGGCCTTCGACGCCGCCACGGTGCGGACCATCGCGGACGAATGGCGCCATACGCAGGGCGGTGCGCCAAAAAACCTGCTCGCCGGCTGGACCACCTCGGCCATCGTGGTCTCGGTGGACCTCGACCTGGTGAGCCACGGCGGACCGCTGCTCGGCGTGTGGTCGGCCACGCAGGGCCCCAAGCGGCAAATCGACCGCGCCGGACGGCCGCTCACCGGCAACGCGCTGCTCGGCACGCTCGCGCCGGAGGAGATCAGCGACGCCTTCAAGGAGACCTACAACATGGCCACGCCGGCCGATGGCGCGAAGTTCGTCGACGAGATCGCGACGAACCTCGGCCTGTACGACGGTTTCGACGGCCGTTGCGGCAACCAGTGGCTGGCCGATGCCAAGGCGCCCGCCAATCGCCGTTATCACGCGCTCGCCGCGCTGCTGGCCGACGATCGCCTGTGGGTGAACAGCGCTTCGGCCACCTGCACGCAGTTCTTCGCGGTGGAGCGCGCGGCCCTCGGCGGCAAGCGTGAATTGGCACAGGATTGCGGCGGACGCACGCCCAGCTACAGCGCCGCGAACGTCTACCGCTCGATGCTGGTCGACGGCACGACCGACAGCGTCAGCGATGGCCTCGTGCGTGACGAACGCGAGCCTTCGGACAGCGTCTTCCCCTTCCTCGCCGCCCCCGAGACCTCCCCGGCGGCCGCGGGAGCCTACCAGTGA
- a CDS encoding HupE/UreJ family protein produces the protein MEHARSVRGPATIVAALALLAGSFPAQAHTGTGLAGGFFAGFVHPLSGPDHLLAMVSVGLWGAFLGRPLVHVLPVVFPAMMVGGAMLGMYGAVLPSIEDGIALSVLVLGLCIAFAWKAPVWMAIAVVAFFALFHGYAHGRELPAAADPVGYSTGFVLATGLLHVAGIALGLLQTRPLGVLATRCLGGLIGAAGLYFLVGAAA, from the coding sequence ATGGAGCATGCACGCAGCGTGCGAGGCCCGGCGACCATCGTCGCCGCCCTCGCCCTGCTCGCCGGTTCGTTTCCGGCACAAGCGCACACGGGCACGGGCCTTGCCGGCGGCTTCTTCGCCGGCTTCGTCCATCCGCTGTCCGGCCCGGACCACTTGCTGGCGATGGTCTCGGTGGGCCTGTGGGGTGCGTTTCTCGGGCGCCCGCTGGTGCATGTCCTGCCCGTGGTGTTTCCCGCGATGATGGTCGGCGGCGCGATGTTGGGTATGTACGGCGCGGTCCTGCCGTCGATCGAGGACGGCATTGCGCTGTCGGTGCTGGTCCTGGGCCTGTGCATCGCCTTCGCCTGGAAGGCGCCGGTATGGATGGCCATCGCGGTGGTCGCCTTCTTCGCGCTGTTCCATGGTTATGCGCACGGCCGCGAACTGCCCGCCGCAGCGGACCCGGTGGGCTATAGCACCGGCTTCGTCCTGGCGACGGGCCTGCTGCATGTCGCGGGCATCGCCCTGGGGTTGCTGCAGACGCGTCCGCTCGGTGTGCTGGCGACACGCTGCCTCGGCGGCCTGATCGGTGCGGCGGGGCTGTATTTCCTGGTCGGAGCGGCCGCATGA
- a CDS encoding DUF4198 domain-containing protein — protein sequence MNMSACLAGAFLALAALPATAHDFWLQPAPYWTAPSMPVALTLQVGHGPYRQRSPIPARRIARFQAMAPDGSVTDLRARLHLGASSDADTALAMPGTHVLALETDNRALTSLPALRFNDYLRAEGLTPALDERERTHRTDRDGAERYSRHAKALVQVGPSASTAASTVTRPLGMALEIVPERNPYALPHADALPVRVLYRGQALPGALVKLTRLEHDEVPVETHRTDAAGRATFTVPAQGSWLLNVIWTRPLPADDDVDFETDFASLAFGYPAPP from the coding sequence ATGAACATGTCCGCGTGCCTAGCCGGCGCATTCCTCGCACTCGCCGCCCTGCCCGCGACGGCGCACGACTTCTGGCTGCAGCCGGCACCGTATTGGACTGCGCCATCCATGCCCGTGGCACTCACCCTGCAGGTCGGGCACGGCCCTTACCGTCAGCGCTCGCCCATTCCCGCGCGCCGTATCGCGCGTTTCCAGGCCATGGCGCCGGACGGCAGTGTCACGGATCTGCGCGCGCGCCTGCACTTGGGCGCAAGCAGCGACGCGGACACGGCGCTGGCCATGCCCGGCACGCACGTGCTGGCGCTGGAAACCGACAACCGCGCGTTGACATCCCTTCCGGCGCTGCGTTTCAACGATTACCTGCGCGCGGAAGGGCTCACGCCGGCCCTGGACGAACGCGAACGCACGCATCGCACCGACCGCGACGGCGCTGAGCGCTACAGCCGGCATGCGAAGGCGCTGGTGCAGGTCGGCCCCTCCGCGAGCACGGCTGCCTCAACGGTGACCCGGCCGCTGGGCATGGCGCTGGAGATCGTGCCCGAGCGCAATCCCTATGCCCTGCCGCATGCGGATGCCCTGCCCGTGCGCGTGCTGTACCGGGGACAGGCCCTGCCGGGTGCCCTGGTCAAGCTCACCCGGCTGGAGCACGACGAGGTACCGGTGGAAACGCACCGGACCGACGCTGCGGGGCGCGCGACCTTCACCGTGCCGGCACAGGGCAGCTGGCTGCTCAACGTGATCTGGACCCGCCCCTTGCCGGCGGACGACGACGTGGACTTCGAGACCGACTTCGCCAGCCTGGCCTTCGGCTATCCCGCGCCGCCTTGA
- a CDS encoding AraC family transcriptional regulator, protein MSAFHVDSWLSTDTVALRNVRCNGACRHRSAEECASSTSLVFPYRGVYVRHVGSDQSVADANHMLFFNAGEGYQVSHPVNGGDACLSVALPDAMLEELAPRAMLRQGGDKVGFNRQSQPIDPRAQALVALLRHNLERDSIEALEAEALLLTLVGRGLGPRSSRELAATHARRRLADRVKVLLASDLSRRWTLADIGAEMGCSPVYLTQVFRQVEGVPLYRYHLHLRLARALDLVPRCEDLSALAADLGFSSHSHFANAFRQAYGRTPTAFKQAT, encoded by the coding sequence ATGTCCGCCTTCCACGTCGACAGCTGGCTGAGCACCGACACCGTGGCCTTGCGCAACGTGCGCTGCAACGGTGCCTGCCGGCATCGCAGCGCCGAAGAGTGCGCCTCGTCGACCAGCCTGGTGTTTCCCTACCGCGGCGTGTACGTGCGCCATGTCGGCAGCGACCAGTCGGTGGCCGATGCCAACCACATGTTGTTCTTCAATGCGGGCGAGGGCTATCAGGTCAGCCACCCGGTGAACGGCGGCGACGCCTGCCTTTCCGTTGCGCTGCCCGACGCGATGCTGGAGGAACTGGCGCCGCGCGCGATGCTGCGCCAGGGCGGCGACAAGGTCGGTTTCAACCGACAGTCGCAGCCGATCGATCCGCGCGCGCAGGCATTGGTGGCGCTGCTGCGCCACAACCTGGAACGCGACAGCATCGAGGCCTTGGAAGCCGAAGCGCTTCTGCTCACCCTGGTCGGTCGCGGCCTGGGCCCGCGCAGCTCGCGCGAGTTGGCCGCCACGCACGCGCGCCGGCGCCTCGCCGATCGCGTGAAAGTGCTGCTCGCCAGCGACCTGTCGCGGCGCTGGACGCTCGCCGACATCGGCGCGGAGATGGGTTGTTCGCCGGTGTATCTGACGCAGGTCTTCCGCCAGGTGGAAGGCGTGCCGCTGTATCGCTATCACCTGCACCTGCGCCTGGCCCGTGCGCTGGACCTGGTTCCGCGCTGCGAAGATCTCTCCGCGCTCGCCGCGGACCTCGGCTTCTCCAGCCACAGTCACTTCGCCAACGCGTTCCGCCAGGCCTACGGCCGCACGCCGACCGCGTTCAAGCAGGCAACCTGA
- a CDS encoding DUF4288 domain-containing protein, with the protein MESNGTSIFRFAAKLLFQFRVEDASGSNTMRTCEERILVLRAADAWGALAEARRRGDAGQHSYANNDGAMVHFEFVGVLDLLHLGVECEEDEVWYDIVRRKLPMERAGDIVPAEDQLNAIREWRSGAGG; encoded by the coding sequence ATGGAATCCAACGGAACGTCCATTTTCCGCTTCGCCGCGAAATTGCTTTTCCAGTTTCGCGTCGAGGACGCCTCCGGCTCCAACACGATGCGCACGTGCGAGGAGCGCATCCTCGTCCTGCGCGCCGCCGATGCCTGGGGTGCATTGGCAGAGGCTCGCCGCCGCGGCGATGCCGGCCAGCATAGCTATGCCAACAATGACGGCGCGATGGTGCACTTCGAGTTCGTCGGTGTGCTCGACCTGCTTCACCTGGGCGTGGAATGCGAAGAGGACGAGGTCTGGTACGACATCGTGCGCCGCAAGCTTCCGATGGAGCGCGCGGGCGACATCGTGCCGGCGGAAGATCAGTTGAATGCCATCCGCGAATGGCGCTCCGGAGCCGGCGGATGA
- a CDS encoding helix-turn-helix domain-containing protein, producing the protein MRPLVHPSIDDVTVEGILHALADPVRAAIYAGLASSERGNNCSAFLQLENREIPKSTLSQHFRALREAGLIRSERHGVEMRNTTRCAEINERFPGLLPALMGAYKVQMEERVKAARRKGGRTRNG; encoded by the coding sequence ATGAGACCCCTCGTTCACCCATCGATCGACGACGTCACCGTGGAGGGCATCCTCCACGCGCTGGCCGACCCGGTGCGGGCAGCCATCTATGCCGGGCTGGCCAGTAGCGAGCGCGGCAACAATTGTTCGGCGTTCCTGCAGCTGGAAAACCGCGAGATTCCAAAGTCTACGCTGTCCCAGCATTTCCGCGCGCTGCGCGAGGCCGGGCTGATCCGCAGCGAGCGCCATGGCGTGGAAATGCGCAACACCACGCGTTGCGCGGAAATCAACGAACGCTTCCCCGGACTGCTACCGGCATTGATGGGTGCGTACAAGGTGCAGATGGAAGAGAGGGTGAAAGCCGCCCGGCGAAAGGGCGGCCGGACCAGGAACGGTTGA
- a CDS encoding glucose 1-dehydrogenase, with product MSKLKGKVALVTGASKGIGAGIAKALAAEGAAVVVNYASSKAGADAVVEEITKAGGKAVAVKGDVAKAADAQAIADAAVKEFGRLDILVNNSGVYEFSPLEQITEEHFRKQFDVNVLGLLLTTQAAAKHMGQGGSVINIGSLVTRIVPPASAVYSGTKGAVDAITGVLSRELGPRQIRVNALNPGMVETEGTHTAGFIGSDFHKEAVAHTPLGRIGQPQDIASIAVFLASDDSYWLTGEKLYAGGGVR from the coding sequence ATGAGCAAGCTCAAAGGCAAAGTCGCGCTGGTCACCGGCGCCTCCAAGGGCATCGGCGCCGGCATCGCCAAGGCGCTCGCCGCCGAAGGCGCCGCCGTCGTCGTCAACTACGCGTCCAGCAAGGCCGGCGCGGACGCCGTGGTCGAGGAGATCACCAAGGCCGGCGGCAAGGCCGTCGCCGTCAAGGGCGACGTCGCCAAGGCCGCCGACGCGCAGGCCATCGCCGACGCCGCCGTCAAGGAATTCGGCCGGCTGGACATTCTGGTGAACAACTCCGGCGTGTACGAGTTCTCCCCGCTGGAGCAGATCACCGAGGAGCATTTCCGCAAGCAGTTCGACGTGAACGTGCTGGGCCTGCTGCTGACCACCCAGGCCGCGGCCAAGCACATGGGCCAGGGCGGCAGCGTCATCAACATCGGTTCGCTGGTGACCCGCATCGTGCCGCCAGCCAGCGCGGTCTACTCCGGCACCAAAGGCGCGGTGGACGCCATTACCGGCGTGCTGTCCCGCGAGCTGGGCCCGCGCCAGATCCGCGTCAATGCGCTCAATCCCGGCATGGTGGAAACCGAAGGCACCCACACCGCCGGCTTCATCGGCTCGGACTTCCATAAGGAAGCGGTCGCCCACACTCCGCTGGGCCGCATCGGCCAGCCGCAGGACATCGCTTCGATCGCGGTCTTCCTCGCTTCCGACGACTCGTACTGGCTGACCGGCGAGAAGCTCTACGCCGGCGGCGGCGTCCGCTGA